In Pirellulales bacterium, a single window of DNA contains:
- a CDS encoding aminotransferase class III-fold pyridoxal phosphate-dependent enzyme gives MIFQAQTCTDQSQQLYRRAKQLIPGGTQLLSKRPEMFAPDQWPAYFRSASGCEIIDLDGNTYLDMSTTGIGACLLGYADPDVTSAVVRRVQEGSMCSLNPPEEVELADLLLQLHPWAENVRYLRTGGEAMAAAVRIARAATNRDIIAFCGYHGWHDWYLAANRTSAGATDELRGHLLSGLAPAGVPSQLAGTALPFTYNKLDELTAIFAQQDRNVAAVVMEPTRSVDPEPGFLQGVRELCDRAGTVLVIDEITAGWRFTLGGAHLQYGLSPDIAVFAKSLGNGHPMAAVIGRADVMQAAHDSFISSTYWTESVGPVAALTTISKFQQVDVPSHVHRIGTRLREGIQRLGKQYNVPLKVSGHPALTSITFDHPDNAALTTLLTVRMLEHRILAGAGFYPTWAHQEQHVDCYLAAADKTFPELADAIRLGDAEIRIGGPVKHTGFKRLA, from the coding sequence ATGATTTTTCAGGCCCAAACTTGCACAGATCAATCGCAACAGCTTTATCGGCGCGCCAAGCAGCTTATTCCCGGTGGAACGCAACTATTGTCCAAACGGCCGGAGATGTTTGCCCCCGATCAGTGGCCCGCCTACTTCCGTTCGGCAAGCGGCTGTGAAATTATTGACCTGGACGGGAACACCTATCTCGACATGTCGACTACGGGCATCGGCGCTTGCCTTTTGGGATATGCCGATCCCGACGTGACAAGTGCGGTAGTGAGACGCGTACAAGAAGGCTCGATGTGCTCGCTCAATCCGCCAGAAGAAGTCGAACTGGCTGATCTGTTGCTCCAATTGCACCCTTGGGCCGAAAACGTGCGGTATTTGCGCACCGGCGGCGAAGCGATGGCTGCTGCCGTCCGCATTGCTCGCGCGGCGACGAATCGCGACATTATCGCCTTTTGCGGCTATCACGGCTGGCACGATTGGTACTTGGCTGCCAACCGAACAAGCGCCGGCGCAACCGACGAATTACGCGGCCATTTGTTGTCGGGGCTTGCTCCTGCCGGCGTGCCTTCTCAACTGGCGGGCACGGCGTTGCCATTTACTTACAATAAGCTCGACGAGCTGACAGCTATCTTCGCCCAACAAGATAGGAACGTCGCGGCGGTCGTCATGGAGCCCACGCGCAGCGTCGATCCCGAGCCGGGATTTTTGCAGGGTGTGCGTGAATTGTGCGACCGCGCCGGCACCGTGCTTGTTATCGACGAGATCACGGCAGGGTGGCGATTCACCTTGGGCGGCGCTCATTTGCAATACGGTCTCTCCCCTGACATCGCGGTATTTGCCAAGTCGCTGGGCAATGGTCATCCAATGGCCGCTGTCATCGGTCGCGCCGATGTGATGCAAGCGGCTCATGACTCCTTCATCTCCAGCACGTACTGGACAGAAAGTGTTGGCCCGGTCGCTGCGCTGACCACGATCAGCAAATTCCAACAAGTCGATGTGCCAAGCCACGTTCACCGCATCGGTACGCGGTTGCGCGAAGGAATACAGCGACTTGGCAAACAGTACAATGTTCCGCTAAAGGTCTCCGGCCATCCGGCACTGACATCGATTACATTCGATCATCCGGACAATGCCGCCCTGACGACGCTGCTCACCGTGCGAATGCTCGAACACCGCATCTTGGCTGGCGCAGGATTCTATCCGACTTGGGCCCATCAAGAGCAACACGTCGATTGCTACTTGGCGGCCGCCGACAAAACTTTTCCAGAGCTTGCCGACGCCATTCGATTGGGAGATGCGGAAATCCGCATTGGTGGACCCGTAAAACATACCGGATTCAAGCGGCTTGCATGA